The Scomber japonicus isolate fScoJap1 chromosome 8, fScoJap1.pri, whole genome shotgun sequence genome has a segment encoding these proteins:
- the ccnjl gene encoding cyclin-J-like protein, translating into MGKMERELQWWKGQLAADIHQSLRIKELKLPVYRAHSPQIGMRRYFADLLAILSNRYQLCPTARHLAVYLLDLFMDHYDVAVKQLYIIALSCLLLASKFEEKEDRVPKLEQLNSLGFMCSLNLVLNKRDLIKMELLLLETFGWNLCMPTPAHFIDYYLHASVQEGDLYNGWPLSSLSKTKAFMDKYTHYFLEVSLQDHAFLSFRPSQVAAACVAASRICLQISPSWTAALHLLTGYTWDHLTQCIELMLLAHDNDVKEANKTKSTPPHRPSLQTQPQTSHLSPVSAIQRPASSSSSSSSTSTTPQLLFQPDGFPHLSQHSPSLSQLQALADSHTLGPVVNMSQDFLQSHRMGLLTGAPSMTHGGGFPSYPSLTSGLQPGARALPLQGPISVQMALAGEPRHCMSMAYSGGYLGAHHTFTAGCFDR; encoded by the exons gaGCTGAAGTTACCGGTCTACCGGGCCCATTCACCACAGATCGGCATGCGTCGGTACTTTGCAGACCTGTTGGCCATCCTGAGTAATCGCTACCAGCTCTGCCCTACAGCACGTCACCTGGCCGTCTACCTGCTGGACTTGTTCATGGACCACTATGATGTGGCCGTCAAGCAGCTCTATATCATTGCCCTCTCTTGTCTGCTCCTAGCTA GTAAAtttgaggagaaggaggacCGAGTACCCAAGCTGGAGCAGTTGAACTCTCTGGGCTTCATGTGTAGCCTGAACCTGGTTCTCAACAAGAGAGATTTGATCAAAATGGAGCTTCTACTGCTGGAGACCTTCGGCTGGAATCTGTGCATGCCCACACCCGCCCACTTTATTGACTACTACCTCCATGCCTCGGTACAGGAGGGCGACCTCTACAATGGCTGGCCACTGTCCTCGCTCTCCAAGACCAAGGCCTTCATGGACAAATACACTCACTACTTCCTGGAAGTCTCACTGCAAG ACCACGCCTTCCTGAGTTTCCGACCATCCCAGGTTGCCGCTGCGTGTGTGGCGGCGTCTCGTATTTGCCTTCAGATTTCCCCAAGCTGGACGGCCGCTCTGCATCTCCTAACTGGCTACACCTGGGACCACCTCACCCAGTGCATCGAACTCATGCTGCT TGCTCATGACAACGATGTTAAGGAGGCCAACAAAACCAAATCCACCCCTCCTCACCGACCCTCTCTGCAGACTCAACCGCAGACCTCTCACCTCTCTCCAGTGTCAGCCATCCAGAGAccagcttcctcctcttcctcctcctcctccacctccactacACCACAGCTGCTCTTTCAGCCTGACGGTTTCCCACACCTTTCCCAGCATTCCCCTTCCCTGTCCCAGCTTCAAGCGCTAGCTGACTCCCACACTTTGGGGCCTGTGGTGAACATGTCTCAGGACTTTCTTCAGAGCCACAGGATGGGTCTACTCACTGGGGCTCCTTCCATGACTCATGGAGGTGGGTTTCCCTCTTACCCGAGCCTGACCTCTGGCCTTCAGCCGGGGGCTCGTGCGCTGCCGCTGCAGGGCCCCATTTCTGTGCAGATGGCTCTCGCTGGAGAACCCCGTCACTGCATGAGTATGGCTTACAGCGGTGGCTACCTGGGGGCCCATCACACTTTCACCGCCGGCTGCTTCGACAGGTGA